In Symbiobacterium terraclitae, the genomic stretch TGCAGGAGGCGCTGGAGCGGATGCGGCGGTTCGTGGCGGTGTAGCGCAAACGGCAGGCGCCTCCGGGACAGGCTAGGTGTAACCTGGTTGTTCCCGGAGGCGTCTCCATGAGCGTCCACCTGCCATCGCGCGCGATCCGTACCTGGCGGGGAGCCCGCCCTTCGCTCACCCTCGTGCTCCTCGCCGCGCTGCTCGCCGCCTGCACCCGCAGCGCCGGCCTGGTCGTGGCGGGCTCCACGTCCCTCCTGCCACTGGTCGAGGTGCTGGCCAGGGCGTACGAGGCCGCCGGAGGGCCGCGCGTCTCCCTTCAGGGCGGGGGCTCCACGGCCGGACTGGTGGCGGTGCGCAGCAAGGTGGCGGAAGTGGCGATGGTCTCCCGCGACCTGACGCCGGAGGAGGAGAGGGAGGGATTCCAGGCTCACGTCATCGCCTACGACGTGCTCGCCATCGTCGTACACCCCTCCAACCCCGTGGATGGGCTCACTCGGGAACAGCTCAGGCGCCTGATGGCGGGGCAGATCACGGACTGGGCAGAGGTGGGCGGCCTCCCGGGGCCGGTGCACCTGGTCAACCGCGAGTGGGGGTCGGGCTCGCGCGACGCCATCGAGAGGCTGGTCGGTCCCACCCGGCACGACACGGCGGTGCTCAACGCCAACGGCTTCATCCGCCTGGTGGTGCGGCAGGCCCCGTCTGCCGTGGGCTACCTGAGCCTCTCCGTCGCCCGGGCTGGCGGGGTCAAGCTCCTGCGGGTCGACGGGCGCCTGCCCGGGGAGCCCGGCTACCCGCTGGTCCGGCCTCTCACGCTGGTGACGCTCGGCCCGCCGGATCGGGAGGCGCAGGCCTTCCTCGACTTCGTTCTCGGCCCGACGGGGCAGCGGTTGGTGGCCGAGCAGGGGATGCTCCCCGCGCGCTAGCCTGTCTCATGCGCCCCGGTCCCGCATATCCATCCGTGCAGAAGACCCGGCACCGGGGGGATGGACGTGCGGGACCGCGTCGCGCGCGCCGCGCTGGCCTGCGTGGCCGCGATCTGCGCCTCGGGGATCTTCCTGATCGCCCTGGCGGTGGTCGTGGGGGGGTGGCCGGCACTGCCGGACCTGATCGGCACGGTGTGGAACCCCGCAGGGGGGCGCTTCGGCGCGCTGCCGCTGCTGGTGGGATCGCTGCTGGGCTCGCTGGGTGCGTCGGCCGGCGCGGTGCCCCTGGGCATCGGCATCGGCCTCTTCCTGGCCGAGGTGGCGCCCCCCCGGCTGGCGGACCTGATGAGGCAGCTGCTGCGGGCGATGGCGGCCGTGCCCAGCGTGGTCTTCGGGTTCGTGGCGCTCGACCTGGCGGTTCCCTGGATCCGCTCCCGGTTCGGCGGCCTCGGCCTGAGCCTGCTGGCCGCCTGGATCGTGCTGACGGCGATGGTGCTGCCGACCGTCGCGACCGTGGCGGAGGACGCCCTGCGGGCGGTGGATCCCGCCCTCCGGGAGGGAGCCTACGCGCTGGGGGCCAGCCCCGGGCAGGTCGCCCGGCGGCTCCTGCTCCCGGCAGCCCGCAGCGGGCTCGCTGCGGCCGCCGTCCTCGCCCTGGGCCGGGCGCTGGGGGAGACGACGGCGGTGCTGATGGTGATGGGGAACCAGGCGGCGGTCCCCCGCTCGCCGGTGGATCCCGCCCGCACGCTGACGGGCGCGATCGCACTGGAGATGGCCTACGCCACGGGGCGCCACCGGCAGGCGCTCTTCGCCTGCGGGGCCCTGCTCCTCGCGCTCAACCTGGCCGTGATGCGCCTCGCCCACAGGGCGGCGAGAGGGGGGGGCGCCCGATGAGGGCGCTGCTCTCCGCCCTGGCGCTGCTGGTCTCCGGCGTGATGATCGGCCTCGTCGGGTCTCTCACGGTGAAGGGCGCCGGCAGCCTGACGCCGGGGTGGGCAGCGAGCATCCTGCCGGCCGCAGTCGCCACGGTCTGGCTCGCGGCCGGGGCGCTGGGCCTGGCCCTGCCGCTGGGCGTCGGGACCGCCCTCTACCTGGTGGAGTACGCCCGCCCCGGCCCCCTGGTCCGGGCGGTGCGGAGCCTCACCGAGACGCTGGCCGGCGTGCCCTCGATCCTCTTCGGCCTGTTCGGCTTTGCCCTGTTCGTGGTGCGCCTCGGCTGGGGGCCTTCGCTGCTGTCGGCCAGCGCCACGCTCGCGCTGATGCTGCTGCCCACGGTGGTCCGAACCAGCGAGGAGGCCCTGGCCGCCGTGCCGCAGGCCCTGCGGGAGGGGGCCGCGGCGCTGGGCGCCTCCCGGTGGGATGCCATCCGGCGGGTGGTGCTGCCGCAGGCCGCGCCGGGCATCGCCACCGGTGCGCTGCTGGCGCTGGGCCGCGCGGTGGGTGAGACCGCCGCCGTGCTGCTGACCGCGGGGGTCGGCATGACGCTGCCGCGCTCGCCCCTGGACAGCAGCCGGCCGCTGGCGGTGCACCTGTTCCTGCTGGCCGGCGAGGGGTCAGCCGACGGCCGGGCGCACGCGACGGCGCTGGCGCTGGTCGTGGGCACGTTGCTGTTCAACGCGCTGGCCGACCTGGTTCTGCGGAGGAGGCGCGCTTCATGAGCAGTTCCCGGCCGAAGATGGAGACCAGGGGCCTGCGCGTCTTCTACGGCGAACGGGAGGCCCTGCGGGGGGTGACCCTGGCCGTGCCCGACCGGTCGGTCACGGCGCTGATCGGCCCGTCGGGCTGCGGCAAGTCGACCTTCCTGCGGTGTCTGAACCGCATGCACGACCTGAACCCCGGCGTGCGGGTGGAGGGGCGGATCCTGCTGGACGGGCGGCCCGTCGACCGGCTGGACCCGCAGATCCTGCG encodes the following:
- the pstC gene encoding phosphate ABC transporter permease subunit PstC, which translates into the protein MDVRDRVARAALACVAAICASGIFLIALAVVVGGWPALPDLIGTVWNPAGGRFGALPLLVGSLLGSLGASAGAVPLGIGIGLFLAEVAPPRLADLMRQLLRAMAAVPSVVFGFVALDLAVPWIRSRFGGLGLSLLAAWIVLTAMVLPTVATVAEDALRAVDPALREGAYALGASPGQVARRLLLPAARSGLAAAAVLALGRALGETTAVLMVMGNQAAVPRSPVDPARTLTGAIALEMAYATGRHRQALFACGALLLALNLAVMRLAHRAARGGGAR
- a CDS encoding phosphate ABC transporter substrate-binding protein: MSVHLPSRAIRTWRGARPSLTLVLLAALLAACTRSAGLVVAGSTSLLPLVEVLARAYEAAGGPRVSLQGGGSTAGLVAVRSKVAEVAMVSRDLTPEEEREGFQAHVIAYDVLAIVVHPSNPVDGLTREQLRRLMAGQITDWAEVGGLPGPVHLVNREWGSGSRDAIERLVGPTRHDTAVLNANGFIRLVVRQAPSAVGYLSLSVARAGGVKLLRVDGRLPGEPGYPLVRPLTLVTLGPPDREAQAFLDFVLGPTGQRLVAEQGMLPAR
- the pstA gene encoding phosphate ABC transporter permease PstA → MRALLSALALLVSGVMIGLVGSLTVKGAGSLTPGWAASILPAAVATVWLAAGALGLALPLGVGTALYLVEYARPGPLVRAVRSLTETLAGVPSILFGLFGFALFVVRLGWGPSLLSASATLALMLLPTVVRTSEEALAAVPQALREGAAALGASRWDAIRRVVLPQAAPGIATGALLALGRAVGETAAVLLTAGVGMTLPRSPLDSSRPLAVHLFLLAGEGSADGRAHATALALVVGTLLFNALADLVLRRRRAS